The Chlorobaculum sp. MV4-Y genome contains the following window.
GCGGCAACATGCGAGCCTACAAAGTGGGCAAGCACCAGCACACGCCGGAGATCATGCAGACGCTCGGCACCTCCGCGACCAATCCTTCGTTCCGCTTCGTCTTCACGCCGGTGATCGCCCCTTACGTCCGTGGCATCTACTCGGCGCTGAACGTGCGCCTCGCCTCACCGGTAGCAATGGAGCCGATCCGCGAACTTTACGCCAGTTTCTACGCCGACGCTCCGTTCGTCAGGCTGCGCGATGGCGTAACCGAGGTGAGCCACGTCGCCTACACCAACTTCTGCGACGTCAGCCTCGCCTTCGAAAACGACGGCTCGCTGGTAATCATCACAGCCATCGACAACCTCGTGAAGGGCGCGGCGGGTCAGGCAGTGCAGAACATGAACCTGATGCTTGACTTCGACGAAACAACAGCTTTGCTGTAATTATCAATCCGTAATTGACTTTATAAAGATTGAAACCATTCGAAAAATCGATTGCCGCCGTCAAGCGCCTCGCTGCCAGAACAAGCTGGCCTGATGGCGTGACGCCGGTTGTTGCCGATTCCGCTTCGGACAACGCTTTCTGGCCTGCGGGCTTCACGCTCTCGGGCATCAACGCGGGGATCAAACCGGTTCGCAAGGATCTGATGCTGATGCTCTGCGATGAACCGGCGAGCACCGCCTCGGTCTTCACGACGAACCGTTGCTGCGCGGCTCCGGTCGAACTGTCGAAGGCCGCTTTGTCGGCATCCGGAGGTAAAATGCGTGCGGTCATCTGCAACAGCGGCAACGCCAACGCAGCCACTGGAGCGTCGGGGATGGAAAACGCGCGGCTGATGGCTGAAACCACGGCAGCCGAGTTCGGCCTCGACGCCGGCGAAGTGCTGGTCGCCTCCACCGGCGTGATTGGCCAGCAGCTGCCGGTCGGCAAGATCGCCGCCGCCATGCCGTCACTAAAAGCAGCCTCCGGCGCGACGCACTGGCGCGACGCTGCCGAGGCGATCATGACCACCGATACCTTTCCGAAAGCGTTCGGCGTGGATGTGGCGCTCTCCGGCGGCGTGGCGAGAATCGCGGGCATCGCCAAAGGTTCGGGCATGATCTGCCCGAACATGGCCACCATGCTCGCCTTTCTCGGCACCGACGTCTCGATAGAGCCATCGCTCCTGCAGGAGCTCCTCGGCACAGCCAACGCGGTCAGCTTTAACGCCATCACGGTTGACGGCGACACCAGCACCAACGACATGGCGTCGATCATGGCAAGCGGCAAAGGGCCTGAGGTACTGCGCGGTTCGGACGATGCACGCCTCTTCGGCGAAGCCTTGCGATCGGTGATGACCATGCTCGCCCAGCTCATCATCGTCGATGGCGAGGGGGCGACCAAGTTCGTCGAGCTGCGCGTTACCGGTGCAAAGAGCGACGCGGAGGCTCGCATGGCGGCCATGACCGTGGCCAACTCGCCGCTCGTCAAAACGGCGATCCACGGCGAGGACGCCAACTGGGGACGCATCATCGCGGCGGCGGGACGCTCGGGCGCATCGTTCACTCAGGAGGAGCTGTCGGTGCATTTCGACGACGAACCGATCCTGAAACCGGGACTCAACGCCAACTTCTCGGAAGAACGTGCCAAGGAGGTCATGTCGAAGGACGAATTCACCATCACCCTCTCGCTCGGCAAAGGGTCGGGCAGGGCGACCGTGTGGACCTGCGACCTGAGCCACGGCTATATCGAAATCAACGGCAGCTATCGCAGCTGACCGCTTTTACCCATCATTCATTCGCAGACAGACATGGAAAAAATGTGCAGCGAGTTCCGTCCCGAGGGCAAGCGGCCCGAACCGGCCATCGGTTATATGCTCGTCGAGGCGCTGCCCTATATCAGGAAATTCGAGGGCAAGACCTTCGTCATCAAATATGGCGGCGCGGCCATGAAAGACGAGGTGCTCAAGAACATCTTTGCCGAGAACGTCACGCTGTTGCGCAAGGTGGGCATCAAGGTGGTGATCGTGCACGGCGGTGGCGATGCGATTACCAAAACCTCCGCAAAGCTCGGGCTGAAGACCACCTTCGTGCACGGCAAGCGCGTAACGGATCGCCAGACCATCGACGTGATCCAGATGACACTCGCCGGAAAGGTGAACCAGGACATCGTGCAGCTCATCAACGAGGATGGCGGCAACGCCGTCGGCGTGAGCGGCCTCGACGCCGACATGATTCTGGCCAAGCCCTCGCCGAACGCGGCAACGCTTGGCCTCGTGGGCGAGGTGGCCGAGGTCAACACCAAGTACATCGACCTGCTCTGCGACGCCGGGCTGATTCCGGTGATCGCCCCCATCGGCTATGACATGGAGAGCAACATTTACAACATCAACGCTGACGACGCAGCTGCGGCCATCGCCGTGGCGCTCAAGGCCGAGAAGCTCATCTACGTCAGTGACGTGGAAGGCGTGCGCGTCGGTAACCGGATTCTCAAAACGATCTGCAAGGCGGATGCGGCGGAGTTCATCGAAAAAGGGATCATCACCGGCGGCATGATTCCCAAGGTGGTCTCGGCTTACCAGACGCTCGACGGCGGCGTCGGCAAGGTGCACCTCATCGATGGTCAGATCACCCACTCGCTGCTGCTTGAAGTCTTCACCAACGAGGGTGTCGGCACGCAGTTTGTCAACGAAATCGAAAACGAACCAACCGCTGAAGGAGCAGCCTCATGAGCCAGGATACAACAGGCAACGGATCGAAAAAACGCGACTTTCTCGGATTCACCGGCCTCGACGCAGCAAAGATTATCGAGCTGTTCGACTACTCGCTGCACATCAAGCGGCAGCGCGAAACCAACCGAAACAGCGACGAGTTCCGCCCGATCCGCCACAAAACCGTGGCCATGATCTTCAACAAGCCCTCGCTGCGCACGCGCGTTTCTTTCGAGCTTGGCGTTTATGAACTCGGCGGCCACGCCATCAGCCTCGAAGGCAAGGCGATCGGCGTCGGCGAGCGTGAGTCGGTCGAGGATATCGCCCGACTGCTGTCGCGCTACAACGACGCGATTGTCGCCCGACTGCACGAGCACGAAATCATCGAGACGCTCGCAGCGCACGCCGATATTCCGGTCATCAACGCCCTGACCGACCGGTCGCATCCTTGCCAGATTCTGGCCGACGCCTTCACGCTCTACGAAAAGGGATTGTGGCATGACGACACCAAGCTGGTCTTCGTCGGCGACGGCAACAACGTGGCCAACTCGTGGATCGAGCTGGCGGGCATCCTCCCCTTCCACTTCGTGCTCGCCTGCCCGGAAGGTTATCTGCCGGACGAGAAACTGCTGAAGCAGGCTCGCGCCAACGCCAAAAGCAAAATCGAGATTCTGCATGACCCGATGGAGGCGGCCAGAAACGCTGACGTGCTCTACACCGACGTCTGGACCAGCATGGGTCAGGAGGAGGAGATGGCCGAGCGCCTGAAGGTGTTCGCACCGTTCCAGATCAACTCAAAGATGATGGCAGAAGCCAAACCGTCGGCAGTGGTGATGCACTGTATGCCTGCGCACCGCGGCCAGGAGATAAGCGCCGAGGTGATGGATGGCCCGCAATCAATCATCATCGACGAAGCCGAAAACCGTCTGCACGTGCAGAAAGCGCTCATGGTGAAGCTGATGAACCACGACGTCTATCGCAAGTTCCACCTGACGCACCGCCTGAACCGCGCCGCCAATCGCCTGAAAGCCTGATGCGAAAACGATGAACAAGGTCAGCAGGCAGAAAAAGATCAGGGAACTGATCGAAAACCACGAGGTCTCGGGCCAGCAAGAGTTGCTCGGGATGCTGGAAAAGGAGGGTATCGTGGCCGCACAGGCAACCCTTTCGCGCGACTTCGCCGAAATGGGAGTCGTCCGGCATCGCACGGCGGATGGCGGCTACCGGCTCGCCGTGCCCGAAGAGCAGCAGGTGGACATCATCAAGGGGTTGGTCGGCATGGAGGTGCTCTCGGTAGCGTCGAACGAAACCTCGATTATCATTCGCACCCTGCCGGGGCGCGCGCATGGCGTCGGCTCGTTCCTCGACCGGCTCACAAACGACGACATTCTCGGCACCATTGCTGGAGATGACACGGTGCTGGTCATTCCGGCCACGGTCAGGAAAATTTCGTCCGTCAAATCATATATTCAGAAAATTCTCTCACAACCATAACGGGTACCTACGCATGAGCAAGGAAAAAATTGCGGTCGCCTACTCCGGCGGCCTCGACACATCAGTCATGATCAAGTGGCTGAAGGACAAGTATGAAGGGGCGGAAATCGTGGCCGTCACGGGCAATCTCGGCCAGAAGATGGAGATCGACAACCTCGAACCCAAAGCCATCGCCACCGGCGCGAAGTCGTTCCACTTCGTCGATCTTCGCAAAACATTCGTCGAAGAGTATATCTGGAAAGCGCTGAAAGCTGGCGCGCTCTACGAGGATGTGTACCCGCTCGCCACGGCGCTTGGCCGTCCTCTGCTCGCGAAAGCGCTCGTTGATGTTGCGCTCGCCGAGGGCTGCACCATGCTCACCCACGGCTGCACCGGCAAGGGCAACGACCAGGTGCGCTTCGAAGTGACCTTCGCCGCACTTGCCCCGCAGATGAGCGTGATCGCTCCGCTGCGCATCTGGGAGTTCACCTCGCGCGAACAGGAGATCGCCTACGCCATGGAGCACAACATTCCGGTTTCGGCCACCAAGAAAAACCCGTATTCGATCGACGAGAATATCTGGGGCATCAGCATCGAGTGCGGCGTACTCGAAGACCCGATGGTTGCGCCTCCGGCTGACGCCTACCAGATCACCACGGACCCCGAAAAGGCTCCCGATGAACCGACCGTCGTCGATATCGAGTTTGTCCAGGGCGTGCCCGTGGCGCTCGACGGCCAGATGATGGAGGGCCTCGACCTCATCGTGAAGCTCAACGAGCTTGGCGCGAAGAACGGCGTCGGCAGGCTCGACATGATCGAGAACCGCGTGGTTGGCATCAAATCGCGCGAAATCTACGAAGCTCCGGCAGCCACGATCCTGCACTTCGCCCATCGCGAGCTCGAAAGACTCACGCTCGAAAAGTCGGTCTTCCAGTACAAGAAGAACATCAGCCAGGACTACGCCAACATCATCTACAACGGCACCTGGTTCTCGCCGATGCGCAAAGCGCTCGACGCCTTTGTGGACGAAACGCAGAAGCCGGTCACGGGTATGGTCAGGATCAAGCTCTACAAAGGCTCGATGACCCTGCTCGGCCGCACCTCGCCCAACTCGCTCTACAACGAAGCGCTGGCCACCTACACCGAAGCCGATACCTTCGATCACAAATCGGCTGAAGGCTTCATCAAAATCTATGGATTGGGCCTGAAGACCTTCCATGAGGTGAACAAAGGCGAGTGATAATCGAGAATTATCGCGATTGAAAACACAAAGCAGGCACGGATTTTCGATGCCTGCTTTTTTATGGCACATGTGATATGATTAAAAACTTTATTTTATAAAGTTTTTCTGATAATAAAAAGAATCAACTGCTTTTACCCCACGAACAAAAATCTCTCGGCATTTTTGTTACAGAACATATCCTTCTCTTCCAGAGTGAACGCATCAGTGTTAACAAAATATTGCAGATAACTGCTGTATGAACTTATATCCTGCAGATTGATCATAAAATCAGACCCAAATATAATCCGTTCTATCAGCCTCTCCCGCTGTTCAGCATCATACTTATTGATAAATTTCGCCAAATCAGTATAAGCTCGACTCTCCACACCTTGATATGATATATCGGTATAAAAATTTTCATACTTATATCGACCATTTTCAGAATCCCGTTCAAGAATCATATCTGCAATCTTCCTGCGCCAATCAGGAGCATCGCTCCCTCCAAAATGAGCCAGATTAAGCCTTAGTTTTGTAAATGGCTTTTCACCATTCTGATCAATATAATCCAGCGCCTTCTCCCATCGATAAGGACTTGAAAGATCTTTATAATCGTTTTTTACAAGAAAGCCGCCAGGACTGCAATGTGCAGTTATCGGAATATTATGATCTATACAATACTGATAGAGGTAACAGACTTTCTCGCGTTCAACATCATCTTCCGGCCAGGGATCGAAACCAAGTGGAGGATAAACTTTTATACCTAAAAAATAGTGAGATCCAATTGACTCAATATCACCGTTAAATTGACGCCAATTGACAGCATCAATTTTTTTTCGCCTCATCTGAGGCGATGTATCATATTTAAATTCACCGAAATTTTTATCCAGAAGCTGTACAAGACTGACTGAAATACTTTTACCTGTTATATTGTCTTTTTCAGAATAATAATTCTTTGTATTGACACCCATAAAGGGAACGATCTGAAAAAGCAGTTCTGCGTAACCGTCGATATATTTATCCCGATACAGGTAGTAATCTCTTATTCCTGTACACAAATCCTCAACCTGCGCAACAATTGGCTTCCACCTGACCTTGTATATCAGATTTGTTTTACCGGAATCTTTCAGGCCAAAATCCATAATGAGCGGAGTAAAAACTATTTTATCATACTCTTTCTTTTCACCATTCCCAGAGACAATAAGAACATTATTCGATGGCATTTTTTTTCGTAATTCCTCCTCCATCTGGATAAGACAATCACCGATATCCGTCTCCATTGCAGCCAGCAAATTCATAACATTAGCAAGCTTCGCCTTTACCTTATCAAGCAAGGTTGACTTTATCTTGGAAATTTCTATTTCTCTTTTCTTTTTATCTCCAAATTTAACCACGACAAACACAAACAAGATCATGGCCATCAAGGAAAAA
Protein-coding sequences here:
- a CDS encoding amidohydrolase family protein, which encodes MMNLSHPNLSAIIKRIYNDSIKPLLLKYSVYLKAALVMFLFVTPAVVITLLLTGHFEVIKWMLYAFSLMAMILFVFVVVKFGDKKKREIEISKIKSTLLDKVKAKLANVMNLLAAMETDIGDCLIQMEEELRKKMPSNNVLIVSGNGEKKEYDKIVFTPLIMDFGLKDSGKTNLIYKVRWKPIVAQVEDLCTGIRDYYLYRDKYIDGYAELLFQIVPFMGVNTKNYYSEKDNITGKSISVSLVQLLDKNFGEFKYDTSPQMRRKKIDAVNWRQFNGDIESIGSHYFLGIKVYPPLGFDPWPEDDVEREKVCYLYQYCIDHNIPITAHCSPGGFLVKNDYKDLSSPYRWEKALDYIDQNGEKPFTKLRLNLAHFGGSDAPDWRRKIADMILERDSENGRYKYENFYTDISYQGVESRAYTDLAKFINKYDAEQRERLIERIIFGSDFMINLQDISSYSSYLQYFVNTDAFTLEEKDMFCNKNAERFLFVG
- the argF gene encoding ornithine carbamoyltransferase, with translation MSQDTTGNGSKKRDFLGFTGLDAAKIIELFDYSLHIKRQRETNRNSDEFRPIRHKTVAMIFNKPSLRTRVSFELGVYELGGHAISLEGKAIGVGERESVEDIARLLSRYNDAIVARLHEHEIIETLAAHADIPVINALTDRSHPCQILADAFTLYEKGLWHDDTKLVFVGDGNNVANSWIELAGILPFHFVLACPEGYLPDEKLLKQARANAKSKIEILHDPMEAARNADVLYTDVWTSMGQEEEMAERLKVFAPFQINSKMMAEAKPSAVVMHCMPAHRGQEISAEVMDGPQSIIIDEAENRLHVQKALMVKLMNHDVYRKFHLTHRLNRAANRLKA
- the argJ gene encoding bifunctional glutamate N-acetyltransferase/amino-acid acetyltransferase ArgJ yields the protein MKPFEKSIAAVKRLAARTSWPDGVTPVVADSASDNAFWPAGFTLSGINAGIKPVRKDLMLMLCDEPASTASVFTTNRCCAAPVELSKAALSASGGKMRAVICNSGNANAATGASGMENARLMAETTAAEFGLDAGEVLVASTGVIGQQLPVGKIAAAMPSLKAASGATHWRDAAEAIMTTDTFPKAFGVDVALSGGVARIAGIAKGSGMICPNMATMLAFLGTDVSIEPSLLQELLGTANAVSFNAITVDGDTSTNDMASIMASGKGPEVLRGSDDARLFGEALRSVMTMLAQLIIVDGEGATKFVELRVTGAKSDAEARMAAMTVANSPLVKTAIHGEDANWGRIIAAAGRSGASFTQEELSVHFDDEPILKPGLNANFSEERAKEVMSKDEFTITLSLGKGSGRATVWTCDLSHGYIEINGSYRS
- a CDS encoding argininosuccinate synthase, giving the protein MSKEKIAVAYSGGLDTSVMIKWLKDKYEGAEIVAVTGNLGQKMEIDNLEPKAIATGAKSFHFVDLRKTFVEEYIWKALKAGALYEDVYPLATALGRPLLAKALVDVALAEGCTMLTHGCTGKGNDQVRFEVTFAALAPQMSVIAPLRIWEFTSREQEIAYAMEHNIPVSATKKNPYSIDENIWGISIECGVLEDPMVAPPADAYQITTDPEKAPDEPTVVDIEFVQGVPVALDGQMMEGLDLIVKLNELGAKNGVGRLDMIENRVVGIKSREIYEAPAATILHFAHRELERLTLEKSVFQYKKNISQDYANIIYNGTWFSPMRKALDAFVDETQKPVTGMVRIKLYKGSMTLLGRTSPNSLYNEALATYTEADTFDHKSAEGFIKIYGLGLKTFHEVNKGE
- the argR gene encoding arginine repressor, coding for MNKVSRQKKIRELIENHEVSGQQELLGMLEKEGIVAAQATLSRDFAEMGVVRHRTADGGYRLAVPEEQQVDIIKGLVGMEVLSVASNETSIIIRTLPGRAHGVGSFLDRLTNDDILGTIAGDDTVLVIPATVRKISSVKSYIQKILSQP
- the argB gene encoding acetylglutamate kinase, which gives rise to MEKMCSEFRPEGKRPEPAIGYMLVEALPYIRKFEGKTFVIKYGGAAMKDEVLKNIFAENVTLLRKVGIKVVIVHGGGDAITKTSAKLGLKTTFVHGKRVTDRQTIDVIQMTLAGKVNQDIVQLINEDGGNAVGVSGLDADMILAKPSPNAATLGLVGEVAEVNTKYIDLLCDAGLIPVIAPIGYDMESNIYNINADDAAAAIAVALKAEKLIYVSDVEGVRVGNRILKTICKADAAEFIEKGIITGGMIPKVVSAYQTLDGGVGKVHLIDGQITHSLLLEVFTNEGVGTQFVNEIENEPTAEGAAS